In Trichlorobacter lovleyi, the DNA window CGTTGTTGCAAAAGCAGCTGCGGTTCCTCAAGGAAAACGGCTGGCAGTTTACGCTCAGCATGTGTCCGACACAGGCCAACCATCAGGATATCCCCTGGCTGGTTGACTTTGCTGCAGATATGGGGGCGGCAGCGGTTCATTACATGTGGTACTTCATCAGGGGCAGGGGCTCCGAGGAACAGGCCGTTGCGCCGGTGCAGCTGCTGCCGCTGCTGGCCGCTGCCATGGAACGCTCACAGCTCAGGGGAGTGGCGATTGACAATGTTGAGGCGATCAGGCAACGGATCTTCTCGCCGCCGGGTACGATCCATGACGGCAGCAGTGCCGGTGTTGAGTCGGCGGCCATCGGGCCTGACAACTGCCTGTATCCCACCGCAGCAACCGTCGGGGTCCGGCAGCTGGCAACCGCTCTGGAGGCAGGGCTTGCTGCAGCCTGGCAGCAAAGCGAGGTGCTGGCGGAGATACGCGGGACCACGGCAGCTTCGCTCAGCACTCCCTGGCGCTACCTCCATGGCGGCGGAGACTTTGACCACAGTTATTTCCACGCTGGCAGCTACCAGGGGCGTGACCCCTACCAGTCCCTGATCGAATCGATCTCGCTGTTGCTGATCGAGCAGGCCGCCAGCCGCCTGCCGGAGCCTGCCGGAGCCGCCATCCGGCTGAAGATGGGTGAGCTGCTTGAGAACTGCAGCTCCCACGGCCCGGTGGCACTCTGTCAGAGCAACTGTCTGCTGCATGACACCCGGGACAGCCGCTCCGGGGTCAAGCAGTTCTATGCCGAAGCCGCCGGTGACCGCCGTGCCGATATCCTGAACCCGGTCTCCTATGCGGACCCGCTCTTAAGCCACATCCCGTCGGAATTCCGCTTCCGTGGCTACGGTTGCGGCAGTCCGATCCTGGATGCCGCCCTGCAGGCCGGTGAGCGGGTGGTTGATCTCGGCAGCGGCACCGGGGTGGAATGCTTTATCGCTGCCAGACAGGTTGGTGCTGAAGGGCAGGTAACCGGGGTCGATATGCTGGACCCGATGCTGGCACTGGCCAATCGCGGGGCAGAGCAGGTGCGGGCCACGCTCGGTTTCGACAATCTGCGTTTTGTGAAGGGCTATCTGGAGGCGTTGCCCCTTGAGACAGGCAGCGTTGATGTGCTGGTCTCCAACTGCGTCTTGAACCTGTCGCCGGACAAACGGCGGACCTTTGCCGAGATCTGCCGCGTGCTGGCTCCGGGTGGACGGATGGTTGTTGCGGATGTGGTCTGCGAAGAGCAACCGCCGGCAGCCATCCTGAATGATGATGAGCTGCGCGGCGAATGCATTGCCGGTGCCATGACCCACAAGGACCTGGCCGGTATCATCGCCGAAAGCGGTCTCTGCCGCTACCGGATCATCCGGCGGCATCCCTACCGCACCGTCCAGGGCCATCCCTTTTATTCGCTGACCTTCGTGGCTGAAAAGCCTGCTGGTCTGCATGACCTTTGCACGGAAAAGGTCATCTATCCCGGTCCGGCAGAGGCGTTGAAACTCTCCGGCCAGACCTGGCTCCGGGCCGGTCAGCCGGCCTTGATCGCAAAGCAGGAGGCGGAGCTGTTCGGGGATCAGCTCTGGAGAATCGACTCCTTCGGCTTTGTTGACAACGTGACGATATCCGGCGGTTCCTGCTGTTCCCAGCCGCCGGAGGCCCACCAGCAGTCTCAACCTGTTAAACCGGTGGAACCGCAGCACAGCTCCGGTTGCCTGGTCTGCAGCGCCCCGCTGGTCTATACGGCAGCACCCCAGGAGATGACCTGCCACTATTGCGGCGCAAGCGTCAGCAGTCTCGCAGCCTGTCAAAACGGGCATTTTGTCTGCGACCTGTGCCATATCGGCGACAGCTTGCAGCGTCTGGAACAGCTCTGTAGCAACTCTGGTACGGCAAATCCGATGGAGCTGTTCTTACAGATCCGCAATCACCCCTCCTTTCCGCTTCACGGGCCGCAGTACCATGCCCTGGTGCCGGGGGTGTTTCTGGCAGCCCTGCGTAATGCCGGCCATCCGGTCAGCGATGAGCAGATCAGGACCGCCATCAGCCGCGGGGCGGAGGTGCCGGGCGGGAGCTGCGGTTTCATGGGGGTCTGCGGCGCTGCAAGCGGTATCGGCATCGCCTTCAGTGTGCTGCTGGAGGCAACCCCGCTCAAGGCCTCCCAGCGTCAGGTCGTACAGCAGGTGGTGCAGCAGGTGCTGGCAGATATCGCCTCCCATCAGGCCGCTCGTTGCTGCCAGCGGGATTGCTGGCTGGCGCTGCACCGCGGCCTCTTGCTGGCCGGTCAGATGTTTGCGCTGCCGCTGGAGGAGCTTAAGCCGCTTGCCTGCCAGCAGCTGGACCGGAATAGCGAATGTTCCGGCAGCTCCTGTCCGCTTCACCCCGCATCGATCATGCAGCTGCATTTATCAAATCTACAAGAGGTCTTATCAAAAGGATATATGCAGGTGGAGCAGCTGATGCAGGCCGTGCTGCAACCGCCTGATGTCACTTGACTAACCAGATGGCATGGAGGTTGCTCTGTCAGGGATGACAGCCATGAACGGTTGTCTCTGTCCGTTCAGGGCAACCCGGCCTTCAGCTGCAGGACGGCCCACGGGGACGTGGAGCGCGTGACCAATTACCGAGGGGAAAGGAACCATCATGTTCAAAAGCAAATTTGAGGATAACGAGTTGACCATCCTCATAGAGGAGCCGGTTCAAAAGGAGCTCATGTTTCGTGGGATCAATCCGGTTGAAGTCTGTCGCCTGATCGAGAGTTTCTCCTCCAAGATCATGGCGTCCAAAAAGGACGAGCAGATTCAGATCACCAATGAGGATACCAAGGCCAGCCTGGCGCTGGATGTCAAATGGGAGACGGAAAACAAGGTGTCGGTGCAGGTCTCGATTGTCAATCTGGACGACCTGACCCTTCAGGAAAAGCCTAAATCCAAGGTGGATCTGGCTGATTTCCCGGCCGAGCCGCTTTCGTTTGATGCCCCGGCAGAGCAGTAGGCCGGATTGCACGGGAGGCCATCTGCGTGCGTAATGCCGTTGTCATCTTTACCAAGGTTCCCTGCGCAGGAACGGCCAAAACGCGGCTGACCACCGAGCGGGGCGGTATCCTGAGCCAGGAGGAGGCAAAGGAGTTTTATCAGGCCTGCCTGCTGGATGTGCTTGAAAGCTGCCTGAAGGCCGACTGCTGCGACCTGTATATCTGTTATGACGCTGCAGGTGATGGCGCTTACCTGGAACAGCTGGTGGAAACCGTTGCACCGGCAGGGCGGGTCAGGGAGTTCTTTTGTGACCAAGGCGAAAGCTTTGACAAAGGGATGCAGTATGCCGTGGATTGCATCCTGAAAAACGGTTCGCCGGAACGGCTGGCCGATGCCGTGGTGATCCTGGGCGGTGATATGCCGACGCTGCAGCCGCAGACGCTGCGGACTGCCTTCCAGCGGCTGGAACAGCTGGCACAGCAGGACTCGGCGCTGGTGATCTCGGCTGATCAGGAGTGCGGCTTCAATATCATCGGCTACACCCACGGCACCCCCTTCAGGTTTGACGAGGTCTTTTACAACCGGCTCGGTGTCACGGCGCTGGATATGATCGCCATCAGGTCCGTGGAACAGGAGATCCCGGTCGCCCTGCTGGAGACCGTGCCGGATGTCGATCTGGTTCCGGACTTTGCCCACCTGCTGACCCTGCTGAAGACGATGCAACTGGCACACAGGCATGACAGCAGCATGCAGTTGCCCCACAGGACCATCAACGTCCTGGCGGAACTGGGCTATGAGGCAGCAGCCTTTCCGGCCGCCGGTTAATCCAAAAACGGTAATGGGCCACAGAGGGCACAGAGAAACATAGAGAACTGCAAAGAAATCGGTTTTTAGCGTCTGCTCCGCGGAGGAATCAACCCGATGGTCGTATTTTCAGTTTTCCTCTGAGACCTCTGTGATCTCTGTGGCAACTGTTTTTGATAGGTTACTACGCTTACACACAACGAAAGGAAGGGAACAGCGATGAAAAAGACAAAATACGAATTCGGGGATCTGCGGGTTATCTTCGGTGAAGGGGTTAAAGAAGATCTTATGGCGCGGGGCAAGGAGATCTTTATTGATGAGATCCACCGGCTGGTTGAGAGTTTCGGCAACAAACTGCTGATGACCAAGGCAGCCGGTCCGATCGATTTTACCAACAAGACCTCGGGGATCAGCATCCTGCTGGATATGCAGTGGGAATCCGATGATTCAGCGGTGGTGTATGTGCAGCAGGTGAATCTGGATAATCCGCAGCCGGCCACGGTTGTCGAGTAGCACAGGGTATTCTTTGTTGGACAGGCCGACCACAGGTAGTGGCCGGCCTGTCCGGTAGTTAGCTATTATAAGGTAAACCGTTCGCCGCAGTCGCTGCTGTCTCCACGGATCTTTTCCACGGCATGTCCAATCACCTGCCAGACTGCCTCCAGGTTTTCCACCGCCCCTTTCGGGCTGCCGGGCAGGTTGATGATCAGGCTCTGGGCCCTGATACCTGCCACCGCCCGTGAGAGGGCTGCCATCTGTGTCTTCTCCAGGCTTCGCAGCCGCATCAGTTCACCCATACCCGGTATCAGGCGGGTAACCACCTGAATGGTGGCCTCAGGTGTCACGTCCCGGGGGGAAACCCCGGTTCCGCCGGTGGTGAGGATCAGGTCGGCGGTATCGCTATCGGCCCAGGCGGTCAGCTTGGCAATGATCTGCTGATATTCATCCGCGATCACCTCGGCGGCAACGGTGGTTACCCCCCGCTCAGCCAGCCAGGCGCTTAATGCCGGTCCGCTGGCATCGACCCGCTCACCCCGTGACCCCTTGTCGCTCAAGGTCAGAATGGCCGTCCTCATGCTGCCTCCTCCCGGCGATACAGGCCGCTTTTACCACCTTCTTTATAGAGCAACCGGATGTTTGCAATGCTGATGGATTTGTCGGTCCCTTTGCACATGTCGTAGATGGTCAGGGCGGCAACCGCCGCGCCGGTCATCGCCTCCATCTCAACCCCGGTACGTTCAAAGGCCCGTACGGTGCAGCGTGCCTGAATCCTGCAGGTTGCCGGGTCCTGATCAAACTCGATGGAGACCGAGTGCAGGGAGAGCGGATGGGAAAGCGGAATCAGGTCGTCGGTCTTCTTGGCGGCCATGATGCCGGCCAGACGCGCCACCCCCAGGACATCCCCCTTGGATACGCTCTTCTGGGCAATGGCGGCCAGCAGTTCTGCAGACATGATCACATCGGCAGCTGCCGTGGCGGTCCGCATGGTCTCCTGCTTGCTGCTGACATCCACCATGACCGCATGGCCCTGTTCATCAAAGTGGTTGAAGTTCATCTGTATGACTCCTTCTGTTTCAGTTTTTTGATTCGTCAGCGTTGGGCTGTCACCAGTTTTACCGCCAGGGCGGCAAAGATCGTCCCTGCAATACGGTTCAGCAGTTTCTGGGCCCCGGCCGACTGGCGGAAGCGGTCCCCCAGGGCCCCGGCCAGCAGGCTGACGCTGCTGAAGACCAGGATGGTTGCCACAATGAACAGCCCGCCCAGCAACAGAAGCTGCAGTGACAGGGGCCCCTTGGCCGGGTCGGCAAACTGGGGCAGAAATGCCAGAAAAAAGATCGAGACCTTGGGGTTGGTGATGTTCATGATGATACCGCGGCGGTAAAGCGTTCCCAGGCTCAGGCGGTCGACTCTGGCGGCGGCACCCTGCTGGGTCCCGGCCCGGAACGACTGCCAGGCCAGCCAGGCCAGATAGGCGGCCCCCACAACCTTGAGCAGGGTAAATGCCAGTGCTGACTGGGCGTAAACCGCTGCCAGCCCGAAGGTGACGGCGGCGGTATGCACCAGCAGGCCGGTGCAGAGCCCCAGGGTCACCAGCAGCCCCGCTTTTTTGCCCTGCTGGGCGGCCTGGGCCAGCACAAACAGGATGTCCGGCCCCGGCGCCAGGCCCAGCAGGACCGAGGTGGTAAAGAACAGGATCAGTTGTTGCGGTTCGATCATCATCATGCTCCGGTCGTTGGCAGGGATGTGGAAAACTATTCTGGAGACCGCCTACGGCGTTGCGCGGTGCTCACTCCCTTGCCTCACAGACTGTTATGTCTTGGTTGCTGCGTTCCGTGCGCCTTGTGTCCGGCCTTCTTCATGACGTTTCTCAAAGCCCTGCTGATTCGTCACCAGATGCATAGCATATCATGAAATCAGAAGGCCAGACTGTTTACGGCTGCTGGAAAAGATTTCCGTCAGCTGCCTGCAGGCAACAGGGGATGCCGTTGTAGGTGGCGGTGCCGATCAACGGATCTGCGGTTGCATAATCGGCACTGGTCAGCAGGTTGGCGTTGGCCAGCCACAGCCCGCCCAGTTCAGGCTCGGCGGCCTTCTTCTCGGGGTACCACCAGCCATACTCGACACTGACCACGTCATCGCACATCTCTGAGATCTTGAGCACAAAGCATGCGGTTCCCTTTTCGGTGGTAACCCGGACGGTTGTGCCTTCTGTCAGGCCGAGTTTTTGGGCGGTTGCCCGGCTCACCTCGGCCCAGGGTTCGGGATGCAGCTTGCGCAACCCCTCAAGCTGATGAAAGCTGGAGGCGTAGTAAGGGTGATATCTGGCCCCGGTGATCAGGGAAAGCGGATACTGCTCGTTAACAGCCGCTACCGGTTTGGGGACCGGCAACGGTTCTGCCCCGAGTCCGGCAAGCAGTTCGCTGTACAGTTCAATCTTGCCGGTTGTGGTGGCAAATCCGACGGCCTTGCCGGTGGCCGGATCGATTCTTTCGTGTTTTTCATACTCTTCCGGCAGCGTGTACAGGCCATGACGGCTGAAGGTCTCCCAGTCAACCCCGGTTGGGGCAAGGGTGGCCTCAAGGCTGTCCTCGAAACTCTGCCAGGGCCAGTCTTCCTGCTGACCCAGCCGGCAGCCCAGTCCCTGCCAGAAGTCAAAGTCGGGCCGTCGTTCGTAGTATGGCTCCACCGCCTTGGCGCCGCCGTAGGCCAGGTTGGCGGTGCCGGCCTTGGTCTCGAACAGGGCCCGCTCCAGCACACCGGCACTGGGCAGCAGGTAGTCGGCCAGCATGGCTGTCGGGGTCTGGAACAGTTCCAGCACCACCAGCAGGTCCAGGCTCTTGAGTGCCTGGTAGACCAGGCTGGTATCCGCCTGGGTCAAGAGCGGGTTGGTGGCCATGACAATCATGGAGCGGATCGGGTAGGGGCGGCCGGTCAGCATCGCCTGCCAGACCAGGTTGGGTTGCGTCGAGGTCAGGTAGCGCATCGGCAACCGTTTGCCCTGTTTGCTGGTCAGCTTTCTGAGCTGCTCGTAGCCGTGATAGCTCTGCAGCTTCAGCTGGCCGAGCTGCTTGCTGCGCTGCTGTTCCGGAAACCGGTCGCTCAGCTCCAGCTCAAGCTCTGGTATGAAGTCAGGCATCCCGGTGATGCAGGAGGCCCCTTTGCGGTCAATATTGCCGGTGATGGCCCGCAGAATATCAAGGGAGTGATGAAGCGGCACGCTGTTCCGGCCGATCTGGTCGATGCCCCGTCCGGTAAACAGCGCAGAGGGACGCTGCAGGGCGTACAGGCGGGCTACCTCCAGTATCTGCTCCGCTGGTATGCCGGTAACCTCTGCAACGTAGCCGGGAGTGTAGTGTTGCAGGTGTCCGGCCAGCCTGGTAAAGCCGTGGCACCAGGCCTCCACAAAGGGGGCGTCGTACCAGCGGTTCTGGATGATGGCCTGGACGAGTCCCAGGGCGAGTACCGCATCGGTGCCGGGCCGGACCGGGAGCCAGTGGGTTGCCAGCTCGGCCGTCCTGGTGCGGCGGGGATCGACCACGATCAGCGGTTTGCCGGTCTGGCTGTACTGCTGAATCCTGTGCCAGAGCAGCGAGTTGTCGGATTCGGCGTGGTTTGCCCCCCACAACATCAGGCAGCCGGTCAGGTCAGGTTCCAGCTCGTTATCGAGGGGCCAGCCGTAGCTGATCGCATGTAGCAGGGTGCCGGGGTTCCAGCAGATCTGGCCGATCCCGACATTGTTGGGGCTGCCGAAGAGCGTCATGAAGCGGTGCAGGGGCCAGTAGACGGCATGGGGGCCGCCGATGCAGGTGGCCAGGGTTTCCGGCCCGAACTGTTCCTTCAGTCCGGCCAGCTTTTCCGCAATCTCGTCCAGGGCCTGGTCCCAGCTGATCCGCTGCCACTGGCCGCTGCCCCGTTCACCAACCCGTTTCAGGGGGACGTTGACGCGGGCAGGGTGGTCCAGAAACTGAGGTGCCATCCGCCAGCGATGGCAGCCGTGCTGAATACGTTCATCACCCGGATACTGGGTCGGGTCCGGGGCAACCCCGGTCACTTTGCCGTTTTCCACGGTGGCGGTCAGGCCGCATTGATAGCCGCAAAAGCGGCAGTTTGTCTTTACTGTCTGTGGCATGGTCATAATCAGATTACCGGGTCTTTCGTTTCGTGCCGTCGAGCGATGTCAATTGATAGGAACAGAACGGGACGATGCAGCCATCAGCCCGCGATACCGTCATGCTGCACTCCTTCAGCCGTTCAAGATCCATGCTGAAGGCGTCCATGTAGTTCATCACCACCACCGACAGGCCGGACTGGCTGCCGGGAAACAGCCTTTCCGCCAGATCGGGAAAGACCGAGCCCTGCGGGCTGGACGGGTCAAATTCGCGGTGATAGTCATCCGGGGTGATCCGGCGGGTCAGGGGGACCAGCGTGCCCCGATCCTCAATGATATAGGTGGCTGAACTGCAGAGCGGGTGTGAGCAGCCCAGGGGCCAGAGGTCGTACGGTTCAAGCAGGCCGTTGCTCTGTCCGGCCAGCATGAAGGCCACATCCCCCATGGTCAGACGCCGGTCAGGGGAGATGTCGAAGCGGCCCGAGCCAAAGGCCGGCTGAAAGGCAACGCCGGCAACAACATCCCGGTTGTCCAGGGCAAAACGCAGCACGTCACCCATCTCAAGCTCATTCACCCCGCTGATCACGGTCATGGCCAGCACCATCTGGATACCGGCGGCACGGCAGTTCTGCACGGCACGCAGCTTGGTCTCAAGCAGGTCGGCCCCCCGGATGGTCCGGTAGACCTGTTTGGTCATACCGTCAAACTGCATGTAGACACCGCTGACCCCTGCCGAGGCCAGTTTCTTGGCATAGTCTGGGCGACGGGCCAGCACGACCCCATTGGTGTTGACCTCTATGGCGGAAAATCCGATCCGGCGCCCCAGTTTGACAATCTCAGGCAGGTCGGCACGCATGGTCGGTTCACCACCGGTCAGCTGAATAGCGGTATCCGGCCCGGTCCGGTCAAGAATCGAGCGGTAGATCGAGGCCAGAGCGTCAAGGTCCGGTCCCGGCGCTGCCTTGGCCTGGATCTCTTCTGCCGACATGAAACAGACCGGGCAACGCAGATTGCATTTTTCCGTCAGCTCGATCTCAACCAGTGTCGGGCGGCGCTGGTGGGCCGAACACAAGCCGCAGTCGTCGGGGCAGCCACCCAGGGAGGCAATCGGGTGCTCGGGACGCACGAGCGGCATCCTGAAACTGCTGGCCCAGCGGTAGTGGTCGCTGTCGGGCCAGACGTAGGTCTTGTAGGGGCCGTGCTCCGGGCATTCCTTGAACATGTAGACTTCCCTGCCCTCGGTGATGATCCGGGCCGGGATGACCTCCAGGCAGACCGGACAGACCGATGAGGTGCTGCGGATCAGGTTGCTGTTGGCTGCTGGTTTTGAAGCTGGTTCTGACATACGGTTTCTCCGGCGGTTTCTGCTGCAAAAAGGGTCTGGTGTGCTGTTTCCATCATGGGTTTAACCACAGGGCGAGTAGCCGATCCGGACGGCGCCCCAATGCCTTCCCCGGATGAACACCGGGCAGGCAAGATCAATAATCACCTCGCCGGAAACCCGCATGAAGGTCTGCAGCAGGAACGGGTTGGTGTTCTTGCAGGCCCGCACACTGGTTCTGTCGGTAAAGATCAGTTTGGTGCGGTTCTGCACCTGATCGATCTCCTTGTTGCCGGTGAGCGGTTTGCTGAATTTCTTCAGGTGACAGGGCAGGTAGCCGTGGTCATCAAAGACGGTGGAGGTGGCAAGGTCCGGATTGGCGGCAATGACCTCCTCCTGGATCGGCGAGATGATTTTCTCGAAGAGTGCGTCATACGCCGTGGTGTATTTAGGAGGATCGGTCTTTGGCATCGGCTGGTAATTTCTCGAAAA includes these proteins:
- the moaC gene encoding cyclic pyranopterin monophosphate synthase MoaC, with translation MNFNHFDEQGHAVMVDVSSKQETMRTATAAADVIMSAELLAAIAQKSVSKGDVLGVARLAGIMAAKKTDDLIPLSHPLSLHSVSIEFDQDPATCRIQARCTVRAFERTGVEMEAMTGAAVAALTIYDMCKGTDKSISIANIRLLYKEGGKSGLYRREEAA
- a CDS encoding MogA/MoaB family molybdenum cofactor biosynthesis protein — its product is MRTAILTLSDKGSRGERVDASGPALSAWLAERGVTTVAAEVIADEYQQIIAKLTAWADSDTADLILTTGGTGVSPRDVTPEATIQVVTRLIPGMGELMRLRSLEKTQMAALSRAVAGIRAQSLIINLPGSPKGAVENLEAVWQVIGHAVEKIRGDSSDCGERFTL
- a CDS encoding radical SAM protein, producing MSEPASKPAANSNLIRSTSSVCPVCLEVIPARIITEGREVYMFKECPEHGPYKTYVWPDSDHYRWASSFRMPLVRPEHPIASLGGCPDDCGLCSAHQRRPTLVEIELTEKCNLRCPVCFMSAEEIQAKAAPGPDLDALASIYRSILDRTGPDTAIQLTGGEPTMRADLPEIVKLGRRIGFSAIEVNTNGVVLARRPDYAKKLASAGVSGVYMQFDGMTKQVYRTIRGADLLETKLRAVQNCRAAGIQMVLAMTVISGVNELEMGDVLRFALDNRDVVAGVAFQPAFGSGRFDISPDRRLTMGDVAFMLAGQSNGLLEPYDLWPLGCSHPLCSSATYIIEDRGTLVPLTRRITPDDYHREFDPSSPQGSVFPDLAERLFPGSQSGLSVVVMNYMDAFSMDLERLKECSMTVSRADGCIVPFCSYQLTSLDGTKRKTR
- a CDS encoding TIGR04282 family arsenosugar biosynthesis glycosyltransferase, which produces MRNAVVIFTKVPCAGTAKTRLTTERGGILSQEEAKEFYQACLLDVLESCLKADCCDLYICYDAAGDGAYLEQLVETVAPAGRVREFFCDQGESFDKGMQYAVDCILKNGSPERLADAVVILGGDMPTLQPQTLRTAFQRLEQLAQQDSALVISADQECGFNIIGYTHGTPFRFDEVFYNRLGVTALDMIAIRSVEQEIPVALLETVPDVDLVPDFAHLLTLLKTMQLAHRHDSSMQLPHRTINVLAELGYEAAAFPAAG
- a CDS encoding DUF5714 domain-containing protein; this encodes MPFNHSDWIRLPLASSALYLAPGQPAWFVPTAEGDRLLSSAASGAVLQDSDSRLFLQRLPEGTPAVYPGRELLLPKSPALRELWFHVTDACNMSCSHCLFSAGPGHYRQLPLEQLLQHAATAYKTLDCRLFALTGGEPLMYDGFSRLIEGLLEHPEARLVLLSNGMLAEQKLDAAWPRERIRLQISLDGSPEQHDAVRGKGSFALLQKQLRFLKENGWQFTLSMCPTQANHQDIPWLVDFAADMGAAAVHYMWYFIRGRGSEEQAVAPVQLLPLLAAAMERSQLRGVAIDNVEAIRQRIFSPPGTIHDGSSAGVESAAIGPDNCLYPTAATVGVRQLATALEAGLAAAWQQSEVLAEIRGTTAASLSTPWRYLHGGGDFDHSYFHAGSYQGRDPYQSLIESISLLLIEQAASRLPEPAGAAIRLKMGELLENCSSHGPVALCQSNCLLHDTRDSRSGVKQFYAEAAGDRRADILNPVSYADPLLSHIPSEFRFRGYGCGSPILDAALQAGERVVDLGSGTGVECFIAARQVGAEGQVTGVDMLDPMLALANRGAEQVRATLGFDNLRFVKGYLEALPLETGSVDVLVSNCVLNLSPDKRRTFAEICRVLAPGGRMVVADVVCEEQPPAAILNDDELRGECIAGAMTHKDLAGIIAESGLCRYRIIRRHPYRTVQGHPFYSLTFVAEKPAGLHDLCTEKVIYPGPAEALKLSGQTWLRAGQPALIAKQEAELFGDQLWRIDSFGFVDNVTISGGSCCSQPPEAHQQSQPVKPVEPQHSSGCLVCSAPLVYTAAPQEMTCHYCGASVSSLAACQNGHFVCDLCHIGDSLQRLEQLCSNSGTANPMELFLQIRNHPSFPLHGPQYHALVPGVFLAALRNAGHPVSDEQIRTAISRGAEVPGGSCGFMGVCGAASGIGIAFSVLLEATPLKASQRQVVQQVVQQVLADIASHQAARCCQRDCWLALHRGLLLAGQMFALPLEELKPLACQQLDRNSECSGSSCPLHPASIMQLHLSNLQEVLSKGYMQVEQLMQAVLQPPDVT
- a CDS encoding LysE family translocator, producing the protein MMMIEPQQLILFFTTSVLLGLAPGPDILFVLAQAAQQGKKAGLLVTLGLCTGLLVHTAAVTFGLAAVYAQSALAFTLLKVVGAAYLAWLAWQSFRAGTQQGAAARVDRLSLGTLYRRGIIMNITNPKVSIFFLAFLPQFADPAKGPLSLQLLLLGGLFIVATILVFSSVSLLAGALGDRFRQSAGAQKLLNRIAGTIFAALAVKLVTAQR
- a CDS encoding molybdopterin-containing oxidoreductase family protein, encoding MPQTVKTNCRFCGYQCGLTATVENGKVTGVAPDPTQYPGDERIQHGCHRWRMAPQFLDHPARVNVPLKRVGERGSGQWQRISWDQALDEIAEKLAGLKEQFGPETLATCIGGPHAVYWPLHRFMTLFGSPNNVGIGQICWNPGTLLHAISYGWPLDNELEPDLTGCLMLWGANHAESDNSLLWHRIQQYSQTGKPLIVVDPRRTRTAELATHWLPVRPGTDAVLALGLVQAIIQNRWYDAPFVEAWCHGFTRLAGHLQHYTPGYVAEVTGIPAEQILEVARLYALQRPSALFTGRGIDQIGRNSVPLHHSLDILRAITGNIDRKGASCITGMPDFIPELELELSDRFPEQQRSKQLGQLKLQSYHGYEQLRKLTSKQGKRLPMRYLTSTQPNLVWQAMLTGRPYPIRSMIVMATNPLLTQADTSLVYQALKSLDLLVVLELFQTPTAMLADYLLPSAGVLERALFETKAGTANLAYGGAKAVEPYYERRPDFDFWQGLGCRLGQQEDWPWQSFEDSLEATLAPTGVDWETFSRHGLYTLPEEYEKHERIDPATGKAVGFATTTGKIELYSELLAGLGAEPLPVPKPVAAVNEQYPLSLITGARYHPYYASSFHQLEGLRKLHPEPWAEVSRATAQKLGLTEGTTVRVTTEKGTACFVLKISEMCDDVVSVEYGWWYPEKKAAEPELGGLWLANANLLTSADYATADPLIGTATYNGIPCCLQAADGNLFQQP